The following coding sequences lie in one Dioscorea cayenensis subsp. rotundata cultivar TDr96_F1 unplaced genomic scaffold, TDr96_F1_v2_PseudoChromosome.rev07_lg8_w22 25.fasta BLBR01000976.1, whole genome shotgun sequence genomic window:
- the LOC120255374 gene encoding clavaminate synthase-like protein At3g21360: MEFVKGSIEGEKEFNGKVFPLTLVPPQRNDIKNSWKDLVEMVKKGKEKLSECLSDHGAILFRGFKVESGEEFEKVVESFGWDEFPYEGAADRNKVASRIYTANEAPLHVFINFHHEMALIRKFAPKIFFYCLEPAPEGGETAIVRSDVIVEEMEKKVPEVVEKLTGEGFKFVLHTKVPYKHGNHDGLDDTNTTVWQRMLKTKDKLEAQKRALETLACNAVKFNEDGTAEFTYGPMNPIKEFNGKRVWFNTILGYQTSERDGRVSFTDGTSIPTAATDTYSAVLEANCVDIKWLKGDVLLVDNLAVQHARRVGKPPRSIHVSLCI, from the exons atggagttTGTGAAAGGGAGCATAGAAGGAGAGAAGGAGTTCAATGGAAAAGTGTTTCCTTTAACTCTGGTTCCTCCTCAAAGGAATGATATAAAAAACAGTTGGAAAGATTTGGTGGAGATGGTGAAGAAGGGGAAGGAGAAGCTTTCAGAGTGTTTGAGTGATCATGGTGCCATACTTTTCAGAGGATTCAAGGTGGAGAGTGGTGAAGAGTTTGAGAAGGTGGTAGAGTCCTTTGGATGGGATGAGTTCCCTTATGAAGGTGCTGCTGATAGGAACAAAGTGGCTTCTAGAATCTACACTGCTAATGAAGCCCCTCTTCATGTTTTCATTAACTTTCACCATGAGATGGCTTTG ataaGGAAGTTTGCACcgaaaattttcttctattgTTTGGAACCGGCGCCGGAAGGTGGGGAGACGGCAATAGTGAGGAGTGATGTGATAGTGGAGGAGATGGAAAAGAAGGTGCCGGAGGTGGTGGAGAAGCTCACCGGAGAGGGATTCAAGTTTGTTCTTCATACAAAGGTTCCTTATAAGCATGGCAATCATGATGGCTTAGATGATACTAATACTACAGTGTGGCAACGCATGCTTAAAACCAAGGACAAGCTTGAAGCTCAAAAGAG GGCGTTGGAGACACTTGCATGCAATGCAGTGAAGTTCAATGAGGATGGAACGGCAGAGTTCACTTACGGTCCAATGAACCCAATCAAAGAGTTCAACGGGAAAAGGGTCTGGTTCAACACCATACTTGGTTACCAAACCTCTGAACGTGATGGCCGTGTTAGTTTCACCGATGGGACCTCGATACCGACCGCCGCCACCGACACATACTCCGCCGTGCTCGAGGCCAATTGTGTCGACATCAAGTGGTTGAAGGGAGACGTGCTCTTGGTCGACAACCTTGCCGTGCAGCATGCCCGCCGTGTCGGCAAGCCACCCCGTTCCATTCACGTCTCCCTCTGCATCTAA